The sequence CGCCGGAACGGACGGACGGTTGAACCACTCGGCGGAGAATACCGGGAGGAATCTTGACTATTCCACCGAAGACGCGAATTTCTTCCCGGGCATCCAGCCGCCCACCGAAGGCGACAGAGCTCCCCAGAAGGAGCCCGGCTTCCACGTCACGCCGGAGCGCCGCCGATGGTTCGGGCATGTCCTCGCACGCACAGCAGCCGCCGGACTGACCGCATTCGCCGGGGACGGCGAGGCAACCGTCCAGTATCTGACCAAGCGGCAGGGCAACCGGCACTTCACCGGCTTCGCCCATGCGGCCACAGGGAGTGTTCAAGACGCGCGTGAGGAACTCCTCGGTATCCAGTTCGTCGGCACAGACCATGTTTTCCGACTGAACAGAACACGCGTCGAGGCGTTCTCCGGGGTCGCGGAAGGCCTCTTCCGCCACCTCGAAGGGGGCAGGGTGGAGCAGTATCGCCGCGAGGTCTACGCCCGACGAGACACCTGGCCTGTCGACACATGGGACAACAAGTGGCACGGCCCCGTCTCGATGAGTCCTGACGGATCTGTGCTTGCTATGAGAGTGCTGACCTGAGTCACGTCGGAGCCAACGCGCTTCCCAAGGGCTCCGCGGCACCGCAGCCCACGGACCAGTACCAACCAGTCGACCCGACAGACGCTTGCGTGAGCGATGCGTGAGCGGACGTGGTAGCACGGAACCGCTCGTGCAAGGACCACGGCTCGCACCGCCCCATGCTGACCACGCAGAACACCACCACTCAAGACAGCCGAGCACCACCCGTTAAGGATTCGATCCCACTCCTAAAGCGGGTGTCGCAGGTTCGAATCCTGCCGGGGGCACAGTGGTAAATAGCAGGTGAGAGCACGTAGGCTGCTGGGCAGGGAGGGGCAGGCACGTCTCCCCACGCGCGCCTGAGACGCGCCTCCCGAAAGTCTGTGGTGTACCGGCGGGGAGGCTGGTCCCACAGAAGCAAGGCCCCCACCGGTTATGTCGGTGGGGGCCTTCTGCTGTCCAACGTAGACCGCCCCGCACCTGTTTGGGTGCGGGGCGGGGCGCCATGACCGAGTCATAGCGCCATGCGGCGGAATCTGGCGGAGACGCGTACACCAGACGCCGCATTCGATGCCGGGCCCTTTCGGGTCGGCCGCTCAGGGTTACGTGCCTATGGCATGTGCCGCAAGATGTAGGTTCTGCCCTGCATACATTCGATCATGGTCGGGCGAGCGTGACTGTGTGCCGCGCTCCGTTCCACCACCCGACTGGGTACTCACCCGCCGCCGGGCCATCGGAGACCGCATCCGCGCAGCCCGGCTCACCACTGGCCTGACGCAGGAGCAGGTAGCCCTGCGCATCGGGATGGACCGGGCCACGTACAACCGGATCGAGATGGGCCCCTCGGCCGCGTTGGTCGACAGCCTCATCCTCATTGCCGACGCCCTGGGCACAGATCTCGCCGACTTCGTCCGGAAGTAGCCCGGCCGGTCACCGGAGTCCGTGCCGGTTCGGGTCGTGGCAGCCACCTTTCGTGGTGCCGCATCCGGAGCAGCCCTGCCCGCCTTCGTCGTTCGCGGTCGGGGTGGGAAGCGTCGCGCTGTGCATGGTGGTTCCGTTCAGGTGGTGTGGCAGGGGCAGGCGCAGTCGGGGCGCCGGCAGTGGTCGTGGCCGTCGGCGAGGTGGGGTTGCTGTGCTGCGCGGCAGGGGGTGCTGTGTGTGTCGCCGCGAAGCTGCTCGGCCAGTGCCAGCACGTCATCGAGCCGGGCCCCGGAAGCCGCGGCCTCGGCCATCTCGACGTCCGTGATCGGTTCGCCGCGCCACAGGAGGGTGACTCCGTGTTCGGGGCA is a genomic window of Streptomyces sp. NBC_01237 containing:
- a CDS encoding helix-turn-helix domain-containing protein, which gives rise to MPRSVPPPDWVLTRRRAIGDRIRAARLTTGLTQEQVALRIGMDRATYNRIEMGPSAALVDSLILIADALGTDLADFVRK